Proteins from a single region of Streptomyces vinaceus:
- a CDS encoding thiamine pyrophosphate-dependent enzyme, with amino-acid sequence MARTVAHVIVDALKELGVRHVFGVVGDALNPLTDAIRTTDDLDWVGCRHEEAAAFAASAQSQLSDTLGVCMGTVGPGSVHLLNGLYDAAKSRTPVLAICGQVPLAEVGSDYFQEVDNDLLFRDVAVYRATVTSPDQMPRMLESAVRAAVTQGGVAVLTVPGDLGDQELSEDRPTRFALAAPRTRPEDPALAEAAELLNSASRVTLLVGRGARGARTEVLRAAELLAAPMVLTLKAKEGFEGDNPFQVGQTGLIGNPAAAHALDSGDALLMLGTDFPYRDWYPTGCKVVQVDTRAEHLGRRVPVDVGLAGDVGATLRALLPLLEEAGDRTHLDGARDRFARWEEGQRKLADPGHERRWTGKLRAALDNRDHEIRPEALAAAVDRYADEDAVFTSDTGMATVWLSRFVAMRGGRRLIGSYNLGSMANAMPQALGAQLWAPDRQVVAFCGDGGLSMLLGDLMTIKTYGLPVKLVVFDNRRLGMVKLEQEQAGLPEFGTQLDNPDFAAVATALGITGIRVTDPAELHDGVRRALQTPGPVLLDVLTNPEEVAVPGKPTVAQGWGFAIAKVKETLSSRED; translated from the coding sequence GTGGCACGTACCGTCGCCCACGTGATCGTCGACGCACTCAAAGAACTGGGTGTCCGGCACGTCTTCGGCGTCGTCGGGGACGCCCTCAACCCCCTGACCGACGCCATCCGCACCACCGACGACCTGGACTGGGTCGGCTGCCGGCACGAGGAGGCCGCGGCTTTCGCCGCCTCGGCGCAGTCGCAGCTGTCCGACACGCTCGGGGTGTGCATGGGCACGGTCGGGCCCGGGTCCGTGCACCTCCTCAACGGGCTCTACGACGCGGCCAAGAGCCGCACGCCGGTCCTGGCGATCTGCGGGCAGGTCCCCCTCGCCGAGGTCGGCAGCGACTACTTCCAGGAGGTCGACAACGACCTGCTCTTCCGCGACGTGGCCGTCTACCGGGCCACGGTCACCTCGCCCGACCAGATGCCGCGGATGCTCGAATCGGCCGTGCGCGCCGCCGTCACCCAGGGCGGTGTGGCCGTCCTGACCGTCCCCGGTGACCTGGGCGACCAAGAGCTGAGCGAGGACCGCCCCACGCGCTTCGCCCTCGCCGCGCCGCGCACGCGCCCCGAGGACCCGGCCCTCGCCGAGGCCGCCGAGCTGCTGAACTCCGCCTCCCGCGTCACGCTGCTCGTCGGCCGCGGGGCGCGCGGGGCCCGTACCGAGGTGCTCCGGGCCGCGGAGCTGCTGGCCGCGCCCATGGTGCTCACGCTCAAGGCGAAGGAGGGGTTCGAGGGCGACAACCCGTTCCAGGTGGGGCAGACGGGCCTCATCGGCAATCCGGCCGCGGCGCACGCACTCGACAGCGGGGACGCGCTCCTGATGCTGGGCACCGACTTCCCCTACCGCGACTGGTACCCGACGGGCTGCAAGGTGGTCCAGGTGGACACCCGTGCGGAGCACCTGGGCCGCCGGGTCCCGGTGGACGTGGGCCTCGCGGGCGACGTCGGGGCCACCCTGCGCGCCCTGCTGCCGCTGCTGGAGGAGGCCGGCGATCGTACGCACCTGGACGGCGCCCGGGACCGGTTCGCGCGCTGGGAGGAGGGGCAGCGCAAGCTGGCCGACCCGGGCCACGAGCGCCGCTGGACCGGAAAGCTGCGGGCCGCCCTGGACAACCGGGACCACGAGATCCGCCCGGAGGCCCTGGCCGCCGCGGTGGACCGGTACGCCGACGAGGACGCCGTGTTCACCTCGGACACCGGCATGGCGACCGTCTGGCTGTCCCGCTTCGTCGCCATGCGCGGCGGCCGGCGGCTGATCGGCTCGTACAACCTCGGCTCGATGGCGAACGCCATGCCGCAGGCCCTCGGGGCCCAGCTGTGGGCGCCGGACCGGCAGGTCGTCGCCTTCTGCGGCGACGGCGGGCTGAGCATGCTGCTCGGGGACCTGATGACGATCAAGACGTACGGGCTCCCGGTGAAGCTCGTCGTCTTCGACAACCGCCGGCTGGGCATGGTGAAGCTGGAGCAGGAGCAGGCGGGACTGCCCGAGTTCGGTACGCAACTCGACAACCCCGATTTCGCCGCGGTCGCCACGGCCCTCGGCATCACGGGGATCCGGGTCACCGATCCGGCCGAACTCCACGACGGTGTGCGCCGGGCCTTGCAGACGCCGGGACCGGTCCTGCTGGACGTACTGACGAACCCCGAGGAAGTGGCCGTGCCGGGCAAGCCGACCGTGGCCCAGGGATGGGGCTTCGCCATCGCCAAGGTCAAGGAGACGCTGTCGAGCCGCGAGGACTGA
- a CDS encoding SpoIIE family protein phosphatase, which yields MTRQRFAFCGAELAAVYVLADGGKELHLAEMTGNRSMLYGLPAVLSVDGHSPAAEAYRTGRPLWLTPKALAAYVEEDPHHFPGRVRDDSVKASPARLSLGAIPLGHGARELGCLVVAGDVPDGFSSDRRNLLELYADQVAAGLESAAAHPTGRTAAPRPVLGHTLVPMRGGAFILDLASGRMEAHARALELLGIPPDEFGGNVETLLERAVPDDVPALMAVVEPDGLTTDPQQLAFRIRGPGGELRWLGLRCRVMTDEDGTPVRVLGVVADASYLRPSADEVSIVQRLSTKLAGATTVRDVSQIVVNSLRGPLDASRVAVAEVEADRLVITVLDPPEPRAWPDMWRSEWRSEWPDASMHDLPTLQNALREGHVSLWPPGADVEPALAGIGPGGLAVLPLPADGRMVGVCLVGWDGEHRFGPEERSLLTATAGLVGQALTRAHALDAGHELATMLQRSLLPRKLPSLPGGMAVARYLPATVGLEVGGDWYDVIPLSDGHVALVIGDVQGHSAGAATIMGQIRTAVRAYAVERHPPDVVIARANRLLVGMETDLFATCLYVDLDMEEGIAWFVRAGHLQPILRSPDGRTEELAVEGGPPLGVVADAEFPMTEVGLVPGSMLALLTDGMVESSNVRLEDGMRRVCEVLATAEPEDPGMVADELLSGVNRRDDDVALLLLRYDGTRVRPMRTNWTVWRLPDAVHHARRFAARALRSWGVEEEVDIALLVVSELVTNAIAHTQGEVRLDLTLSSDRLRIAVNDASPRSPVKPASVDWSATGGRGLLIVEATTASWGSVPLSSGKQVWAEVPLAPGERLARPRVTAAPPPQAA from the coding sequence GTGACCAGGCAGCGCTTTGCGTTCTGCGGGGCGGAGCTGGCCGCTGTCTACGTCCTCGCCGACGGCGGCAAGGAACTCCACCTGGCCGAGATGACCGGAAACCGCTCCATGCTCTACGGACTGCCCGCGGTCCTCTCGGTGGACGGTCACTCCCCGGCCGCGGAGGCCTACCGTACGGGCCGCCCGCTGTGGCTGACCCCGAAGGCGCTCGCCGCGTACGTGGAGGAGGACCCGCACCACTTCCCCGGCCGGGTACGGGACGACTCCGTCAAGGCTTCGCCGGCCAGACTCTCGCTCGGTGCCATACCGCTCGGGCACGGCGCCAGGGAACTGGGCTGCCTGGTCGTCGCCGGCGACGTCCCCGACGGCTTCAGCAGCGATCGGCGGAACCTGCTGGAGCTGTACGCCGACCAGGTCGCCGCCGGACTCGAATCCGCGGCCGCCCACCCGACCGGGCGTACGGCCGCCCCGCGCCCCGTACTGGGACACACGCTGGTCCCGATGCGGGGCGGAGCGTTCATCCTGGACCTCGCCTCGGGCCGCATGGAGGCGCACGCACGCGCACTGGAGCTGCTCGGGATCCCGCCCGACGAGTTCGGCGGCAACGTGGAGACGCTGCTGGAGCGTGCGGTGCCGGACGACGTCCCGGCGCTGATGGCCGTCGTGGAGCCGGACGGGCTCACGACGGATCCGCAGCAGCTGGCGTTCCGCATCCGCGGGCCCGGGGGTGAACTGCGCTGGCTGGGCCTGCGGTGCCGGGTGATGACGGACGAGGACGGCACCCCCGTGCGTGTCCTCGGCGTCGTGGCCGACGCCTCCTACCTGCGCCCGAGTGCCGACGAAGTCTCCATCGTCCAGCGGCTGTCGACCAAGCTGGCCGGCGCGACGACCGTCAGGGACGTCAGCCAGATCGTGGTCAACTCCCTGCGCGGCCCGCTGGACGCGAGCCGGGTCGCGGTCGCCGAAGTGGAGGCCGACCGGCTCGTGATCACCGTACTCGACCCTCCCGAACCGCGCGCATGGCCGGACATGTGGCGCTCGGAATGGCGATCCGAGTGGCCCGACGCCTCGATGCACGACCTGCCCACGCTGCAGAACGCGCTGCGGGAGGGCCATGTGAGCCTGTGGCCGCCGGGTGCGGACGTCGAACCCGCCCTCGCCGGCATCGGGCCCGGTGGGCTCGCGGTCCTGCCGCTGCCGGCGGACGGCCGGATGGTCGGGGTCTGCCTCGTCGGCTGGGACGGCGAGCACCGGTTCGGTCCGGAGGAGCGGTCGCTGCTGACCGCGACGGCGGGGCTGGTGGGGCAGGCGCTGACGCGCGCGCACGCCCTGGACGCGGGCCATGAGCTCGCCACGATGCTCCAGCGCAGCCTGCTGCCGCGCAAACTGCCCTCGCTGCCCGGCGGGATGGCCGTGGCCCGGTACCTGCCCGCGACCGTGGGTCTCGAAGTGGGCGGCGACTGGTACGACGTCATCCCGCTCAGCGACGGCCACGTGGCCCTCGTCATCGGCGATGTGCAGGGCCACAGCGCCGGAGCCGCGACCATCATGGGCCAGATACGGACGGCGGTGAGGGCCTACGCGGTGGAGCGGCATCCGCCCGACGTGGTCATCGCCCGGGCCAACCGGCTGCTCGTCGGTATGGAGACGGACCTGTTCGCCACGTGTCTGTACGTGGACCTGGACATGGAGGAGGGCATCGCCTGGTTCGTCCGCGCCGGCCACCTCCAGCCGATCCTGCGCAGCCCGGACGGCCGCACCGAGGAGTTGGCCGTCGAGGGAGGACCACCGCTGGGAGTGGTCGCGGACGCCGAATTCCCCATGACGGAGGTGGGCCTGGTCCCGGGGAGCATGCTAGCCCTGCTGACGGACGGGATGGTCGAGTCGTCCAACGTCCGTCTGGAGGACGGGATGCGCCGGGTGTGCGAGGTACTGGCCACGGCGGAGCCGGAGGACCCGGGGATGGTGGCCGACGAACTGCTCTCGGGCGTCAACCGGCGGGACGACGACGTGGCGTTGTTGCTCTTGCGCTACGACGGCACCCGCGTCCGGCCGATGCGGACGAACTGGACCGTCTGGCGGCTTCCCGACGCCGTCCATCACGCCCGCCGTTTCGCCGCGCGCGCCCTGCGCTCGTGGGGTGTGGAGGAGGAGGTCGACATCGCCCTGCTGGTGGTGTCCGAGCTGGTCACCAACGCGATCGCCCATACGCAGGGAGAGGTCCGGCTGGACCTGACCCTGTCCTCGGACCGGCTGCGCATCGCCGTGAACGACGCCTCGCCCCGCAGCCCGGTCAAGCCCGCGTCGGTGGACTGGTCGGCGACCGGAGGCCGCGGGCTCCTCATCGTCGAGGCGACGACCGCGTCGTGGGGGTCGGTGCCGCTCAGCAGCGGCAAGCAGGTGTGGGCCGAGGTTCCGCTGGCGCCGGGCGAACGGCTCGCCCGCCCGCGCGTGACGGCGGCGCCTCCGCCGCAGGCGGCTTAG
- a CDS encoding class I SAM-dependent methyltransferase, which translates to MTDTTDAGDADRALKAKHRTMWALGDYPAVAKEVVGALGPVLVTACGVKHGDRVLDVAAGAGNAAIPAALAGGDVIASDLTPELLDVGRRDAAARGAELRWEVADAEALPFADGEFDTVMSCVGVMFAPHHQDTADELVRVCRKGGIIGLISWTPEGFIGRMFTTMKPYAPPPPPGAQPPPLWGREEHVRALLGDRVDGVDARRQTVRVDRFAKPEEFREFFKATYGPTIAVYRNIAEAPEKTAALDRALDELAGDALQDGAMEWEYLLFTARRSGVAPG; encoded by the coding sequence ATGACCGACACGACGGACGCGGGCGACGCTGACCGCGCGCTCAAGGCGAAGCACCGGACCATGTGGGCACTCGGCGACTACCCGGCGGTCGCCAAGGAGGTCGTCGGGGCCCTCGGCCCCGTCCTGGTCACGGCCTGCGGGGTGAAGCACGGCGACCGGGTACTCGACGTCGCCGCGGGAGCGGGGAACGCCGCCATTCCGGCCGCGCTGGCCGGCGGCGACGTGATCGCCTCCGACCTCACCCCCGAGCTGCTGGACGTGGGACGGCGGGACGCGGCGGCGCGCGGCGCCGAACTGCGCTGGGAGGTGGCCGACGCCGAGGCGCTGCCCTTCGCCGACGGGGAGTTCGACACGGTCATGTCCTGCGTCGGGGTCATGTTCGCCCCGCACCACCAGGACACCGCCGACGAACTGGTCAGGGTCTGCCGGAAGGGCGGCATCATCGGGCTGATCAGCTGGACCCCGGAGGGCTTCATCGGGCGGATGTTCACCACCATGAAGCCGTACGCGCCTCCGCCGCCCCCGGGAGCGCAGCCGCCACCCCTGTGGGGGCGCGAGGAGCACGTCCGTGCCCTCCTCGGTGACCGCGTCGACGGGGTCGACGCGCGACGGCAGACGGTCCGCGTGGACCGCTTCGCGAAGCCGGAGGAGTTCCGCGAGTTCTTCAAGGCCACCTACGGCCCGACCATCGCGGTCTACCGGAACATCGCCGAGGCTCCCGAGAAGACCGCCGCCCTGGACCGGGCCCTCGACGAACTGGCGGGTGACGCGCTCCAGGACGGGGCGATGGAGTGGGAGTACCTCCTGTTCACCGCGCGCCGGAGCGGAGTCGCGCCCGGCTAG
- a CDS encoding LLM class F420-dependent oxidoreductase, with amino-acid sequence MVRIGYTMMTEQAGPRDLVDHVVAAERAGFDFSVISDHSFPWLEAQGHAPYAWSVLGAAAQATSRIPLMTYVTCPTFRYHPAVIAQKAATMQLLSQGRFRLGLGSGENLNEHIVGAGWPAAHVRLDMLHEAVEIIRSLFEGGYVSHHGAHFDVENARLWDLPDDPPPIGIAVSGDRSCELAGHHGDLLIATEPKRELLTAFDAHGGSGKPRVGQLPVSYDPDRDAAVARAHDQFRWALGGWRVNAELPGPAGFAQASQHTRPEDVADAVPCGEDVDAFVEAVRPYVDAGFTEVALVQIGGDRQQPFLDWSESKLLPALREL; translated from the coding sequence ATGGTGCGAATCGGCTACACGATGATGACCGAGCAGGCCGGCCCCCGGGACCTGGTGGACCACGTGGTGGCGGCGGAGCGGGCGGGATTCGACTTCTCCGTCATCTCCGACCACTCCTTCCCCTGGCTGGAGGCCCAAGGACACGCGCCCTACGCGTGGAGCGTCCTGGGCGCCGCGGCGCAGGCCACCTCCCGGATCCCGCTCATGACGTACGTGACCTGCCCGACCTTCCGCTATCACCCCGCGGTGATCGCCCAGAAGGCGGCCACGATGCAGCTCCTGTCCCAGGGGCGCTTCCGGCTGGGCCTGGGCTCCGGCGAGAACCTCAACGAGCACATCGTCGGCGCGGGCTGGCCCGCCGCCCACGTACGCCTCGACATGCTCCACGAGGCGGTGGAGATCATCCGCTCCCTGTTCGAGGGAGGGTACGTCAGCCACCACGGCGCCCACTTCGACGTGGAGAACGCCCGGCTCTGGGACCTCCCCGACGATCCGCCGCCGATCGGGATCGCCGTCTCCGGTGACCGTTCCTGCGAGCTCGCGGGCCACCACGGCGACCTGCTCATCGCCACCGAGCCGAAGCGGGAGCTGCTGACCGCGTTCGACGCGCACGGCGGCTCCGGCAAGCCGCGCGTGGGCCAGCTGCCGGTCTCCTACGACCCCGACCGCGATGCGGCGGTGGCCCGGGCGCACGACCAGTTCCGCTGGGCGCTGGGCGGCTGGAGGGTCAACGCGGAACTGCCCGGTCCGGCCGGCTTCGCCCAGGCCTCGCAGCACACCAGGCCCGAGGACGTCGCCGACGCCGTCCCCTGCGGCGAGGACGTCGACGCCTTCGTCGAAGCCGTACGCCCCTACGTGGACGCGGGATTCACCGAGGTCGCCCTGGTCCAGATCGGCGGCGACCGGCAGCAGCCCTTCCTGGACTGGTCCGAGAGCAAGCTGCTGCCGGCGCTGCGGGAGCTGTGA